GAAATCGTTTTGTTATCGTTTTGTTTTTCTCTCGCATCAGAGGCGATCAATAAATACGGCGTATAAATATAAGCGCGTTCTGTATGCTCTGTCAAAGAGATCGCTTCTTCTTCATACGTAGTCCACGGTTTCAAAAAATCTTGTGTCGATTTTTTGGCATAAACGATTCCGTACTGTTGTGCCTTAGCAACCATATCGTTCGTTGTATTCGCTACTGCTCCTGCCGAACCTTGCATGCAGAAGAAAAACAGGATTCCTAATATCCAATATCGTTTCAAAACGATCCACTCCTTTATCTGCTTAGACTTTTTCGTAAATACCGGCAAAGACTTTTGTTGCAGGACCTGTCATATAAACATTGCCGTCTTTTTCTGCCCATTCAAGATGAAGTGTGCCACCATCAAGAATGATCTCTGCTTGGCGTTCGGTTTTTTCATTCAACACGGCAGCAACGATCGTCGCGCAAGAACCCGTACCACAAGCAAGTGTAATGCCCGCACCACGTTCCCAGACACGCATACGGATCTGTTTACGATTTAATACTTCTGCAAATTCAACATTGATCTTACGCGGGAAGCGTTCGTGCGTCTCCAGTTTCGGTCCCACCTCAGAAAGTGCGATCTTTGCAATATCGTCAACGAAGATAACACAATGCGGATTCCCCATCGATACGGTCGTCATACGGAATGTATCTTCTCCTGCCGTGATAGGCTCTGCTACGATCATCTCTTCCGTTTCACTGATAACAGGAATCTCAGACGGAGTAAGACGCGGTTTTCCCATATTGACGCGCACCCCAATAGAACCGTCTGACATATCAACAAGTGCAGGAATGATGATACCTGCTTTCGTTAAAATATGAAGTTCTTTTTTATCACTAAGCTGATTCGCTGCGATATATTTAGCAATACAACGCGTTGCATTACCACACATCTCCGCTTCGCTTCCGTCGGAATTAAATATCCGCATCTCAAAATCAATGCCTTCTTGCTCGCAAGGCAAAAGGATAACCAATCCGTCTGCCCCAATACCAAAATGACGGTCGCATACTTCAGCCGCTGCAGAAGAATAATTTTCGATCACTTCTTCAGCACCATTCACTATTACAAAATCATTGCCTAAGCCATTCCATTTTTCAAATTTAAATTGCATAACTTACCTCCGAGAAATCGTCCAGTATTATTTCTATTTTACTGATAAAACGATGTTCTTGCAATCTTTCTTTTTGAAAACGGCAGTTTCATCAGATAAAAAAGCATCTGCCAACCCGATATAAATAAGATGATTCCCCAATCTTCCATCGCAAGAGGTACCGTTGAGAATATATCTTGCAAAAACGGTACATAGATCACGGCTATATGCATCATGATAGAGATCATCATCGCACCGATCAAGAATCGATTACGGAAAATGCCCGCCTCCAACGCATTACAATATTCCGATCGACAATCGAGAACATGAAACATCTGGCACATCACAAGCGTCGTCAACGCCATCGTTCTCGCCTTAACTAAGTCGCCTGTCATATAGTAGACTGCTCCGAATACAGCCACCGTAGTCGCGCCTATCTGTATTCCGCGGAGAATGATCTTTCTTGACAATCCTCGCGAAAATACTCCTTCATTCGGTTTGCGCGGAGGTCGTTTCATACTGTTTTTTTCATTCGGATCAATACCGAGCGCCATAGCAGGCAGTCCGTCTGTTAC
This genomic stretch from Selenomonadales bacterium harbors:
- a CDS encoding diaminopimelate epimerase, with product MQFKFEKWNGLGNDFVIVNGAEEVIENYSSAAAEVCDRHFGIGADGLVILLPCEQEGIDFEMRIFNSDGSEAEMCGNATRCIAKYIAANQLSDKKELHILTKAGIIIPALVDMSDGSIGVRVNMGKPRLTPSEIPVISETEEMIVAEPITAGEDTFRMTTVSMGNPHCVIFVDDIAKIALSEVGPKLETHERFPRKINVEFAEVLNRKQIRMRVWERGAGITLACGTGSCATIVAAVLNEKTERQAEIILDGGTLHLEWAEKDGNVYMTGPATKVFAGIYEKV